A part of Olleya sp. Bg11-27 genomic DNA contains:
- a CDS encoding DUF5458 family protein, with the protein MSTSQNQAQGFQPVENPSEYLKENNEKLAKYGGFDLMEACVEGVQNMNPERKARKKIFLTENAKKDERETLKKVLEMWSSVLSGSEDISDMVETSQQLSQEADVSLKKNLGRAINATRELEKSYRSMALFYKNTEADKLKNISIVNAELEQVKDLDNTRFIDAISEELNGAYDRLDLRDNYGLLVIPGYLGSNKVVEKWAKIAYDNKVMLVTDFAHLDEPDDVMEMFESANLTGGDKYRSNVIMSCNWLVGRGKVDEVGEEDDLFIPPAGALAGKIYNTLMSQVTAGKKFGGINEIDGVRFDLKKSEIAQLEKLGLVPMVNEYGKVMAFSAKTLFNGDNLGLQTYSVVRVFDYVTKVLMDFLNRRAFENFNAKTRKELMGQIVKFLDNITGPDKLIEDFSIKRFEQDHNQKDRIFLDVHMKPYFPAKNFMIKMDGQKGDDGNAWDAEYEQQK; encoded by the coding sequence ATGTCAACATCTCAAAATCAAGCACAAGGATTTCAGCCAGTTGAAAATCCTTCAGAATATTTAAAAGAAAATAATGAAAAACTAGCAAAATACGGTGGTTTTGATTTAATGGAAGCTTGCGTTGAAGGCGTTCAAAATATGAATCCTGAGCGTAAGGCGAGAAAAAAGATTTTTTTAACGGAAAACGCTAAAAAAGATGAGCGTGAGACATTAAAAAAAGTGTTAGAAATGTGGTCTTCTGTTTTATCAGGATCTGAGGATATCTCAGACATGGTGGAAACGTCTCAACAGCTATCTCAAGAAGCTGATGTCTCTTTAAAAAAGAATTTAGGTAGAGCAATAAACGCAACTCGTGAGTTAGAGAAGTCTTATAGATCTATGGCGCTTTTCTACAAAAATACTGAAGCAGATAAGCTTAAAAACATATCTATTGTTAATGCAGAGTTAGAGCAAGTTAAGGATTTAGATAATACTAGATTTATAGATGCGATTTCTGAGGAATTAAATGGTGCTTATGACCGTTTAGATTTAAGAGATAACTATGGTTTACTTGTTATACCTGGTTACTTAGGATCAAATAAAGTAGTAGAGAAGTGGGCAAAAATAGCCTATGATAATAAAGTGATGTTAGTTACCGATTTTGCGCATTTAGATGAGCCAGATGATGTAATGGAAATGTTTGAATCTGCAAACTTAACAGGAGGAGACAAATACCGTTCTAATGTAATTATGTCTTGTAACTGGTTAGTTGGAAGAGGTAAAGTTGATGAAGTAGGAGAGGAAGATGATTTGTTTATACCACCAGCAGGTGCTTTAGCAGGTAAAATATACAATACATTAATGTCTCAAGTGACTGCAGGTAAGAAGTTTGGAGGTATTAACGAAATTGATGGTGTACGTTTTGATTTAAAGAAGAGTGAAATTGCTCAACTTGAAAAACTTGGTTTAGTACCAATGGTTAACGAGTATGGTAAAGTAATGGCATTCTCTGCTAAAACGTTATTTAATGGAGATAACTTAGGTTTACAAACCTATTCTGTAGTTCGTGTTTTTGACTATGTAACTAAAGTACTAATGGATTTCTTAAACCGTCGTGCTTTTGAAAACTTTAATGCTAAGACAAGAAAAGAATTAATGGGGCAAATCGTTAAGTTTTTAGACAATATTACAGGACCAGATAAATTAATAGAAGATTTTTCTATTAAGCGTTTTGAACAAGATCATAATCAGAAAGATCGTATTTTTCTAGATGTACATATGAAACCTTATTTTCCAGCAAAAAACTTTATGATCAAAATGGATGGTCAAAAAGGAGACGATGGAAACGCTTGGGATGCAGAATATGAACAACAAAAATAA